A genome region from Pseudodesulfovibrio alkaliphilus includes the following:
- the ahbC gene encoding 12,18-didecarboxysiroheme deacetylase encodes MIGISKLYCGAVEPSDALRYGRESGQLPSHLLQFSKDKKPVVVWNMTQRCNLKCVHCYAHAVDPSSHADPISTNKAKEIIDDLAQFGAPVMLFSGGEPLVREDLVELAKYATGQGMRAVISTNGTLITKNKARELKEVGLSYVGISLDGAEAVHDKFRGIKGSYRQALKGVENCQAEGLKVGLRFTINKRNSQEIPHLFDLIEQLEVPRICFYHLVYSGRGSDLMKEDLDHAETRQVVDLIMDRTRALFDKGKPKEVLTVDNHADGPYLYFRMLKEDPARAAEVLELLKMNEGNSSGRGIGCISWDGQVHADQFMRHITFGNVLERPFSEIWTDPNIELLQKLKDKRPHVKGRCAKCRFLNICGGNFRARAEAWYDDFWAQDPACYLTDEEISGEKL; translated from the coding sequence ATGATAGGCATTTCCAAGCTCTATTGCGGTGCCGTGGAGCCGTCCGACGCCCTGCGCTATGGCCGCGAATCCGGGCAGCTGCCCTCCCATCTGCTCCAATTCTCCAAGGACAAAAAACCCGTGGTGGTCTGGAACATGACCCAGCGGTGCAATCTCAAATGTGTCCACTGCTACGCCCACGCGGTTGATCCGAGCAGCCACGCCGACCCCATCTCCACAAACAAGGCCAAGGAAATCATCGACGACCTCGCCCAGTTCGGTGCGCCGGTCATGCTCTTTTCCGGCGGCGAGCCGCTGGTGCGCGAGGACTTGGTGGAGCTGGCCAAATACGCCACCGGCCAGGGCATGCGGGCCGTCATCTCCACCAACGGCACTCTCATCACCAAAAACAAGGCCAGGGAACTCAAGGAGGTGGGTCTCTCCTATGTGGGCATCTCCCTTGACGGCGCCGAGGCTGTCCACGACAAGTTCCGAGGCATCAAAGGCTCCTACAGACAGGCCCTCAAGGGCGTGGAAAACTGTCAGGCCGAGGGGCTCAAAGTTGGTCTGCGCTTTACCATCAACAAGCGCAACTCCCAGGAAATCCCCCACCTCTTCGACCTCATTGAGCAGCTTGAGGTGCCGCGCATCTGTTTCTACCACCTCGTCTATTCCGGGCGAGGCTCGGACCTGATGAAGGAAGACCTGGACCACGCCGAAACCCGGCAGGTGGTGGACCTGATCATGGACCGCACCCGCGCCCTCTTCGACAAGGGCAAGCCCAAGGAAGTCCTGACCGTGGACAACCACGCCGACGGCCCCTACCTTTACTTTCGCATGCTCAAGGAAGACCCGGCCCGCGCCGCCGAAGTACTCGAACTGCTCAAGATGAACGAGGGCAACTCCTCGGGTCGCGGCATCGGCTGCATCTCCTGGGACGGTCAGGTCCACGCCGACCAGTTCATGCGCCACATCACCTTTGGCAACGTGCTTGAACGCCCCTTCTCCGAGATCTGGACCGACCCGAACATCGAACTGCTCCAGAAGCTCAAGGACAAGCGCCCCCACGTCAAGGGTCGCTGCGCCAAGTGCCGCTTCCTCAATATCTGCGGCGGCAACTTCCGCGCCCGGGCCGAGGCATGGTATGACGACTTCTGGGCGCAAGATCCGGCCTGCTACCTCACCGACGAGGAAATCAGCGGCGAGAAGCTGTAG
- the hemB gene encoding porphobilinogen synthase produces MIPLDFHRGRRLRSSLALREMVREHEIRPQDLIMPYFVVETDDESFMKEISSMPGQYQLSLRQLEKKVGEAVTLGLRSCILFGIPATKDETGSQAYADTGIVQQAIRLLKERWPQLIVVADTCLCEYTSHGHCGLVKNGEVLNDPTLNLLARAAVAQARAGADMVAPSDMMDGRVTAIRAALDEAGFVDTPIMSYAVKYASAFYGPFREAAESTPQFGDRKTYQMDPPNGREAMREAAADLAEGADILMVKPGLPYLDVIRQVRDAFDAPVAAYQVSGEYAMIKAAALNGWIDERAVVMESLVAFKRAGADLILTYFTEDVLKELK; encoded by the coding sequence ATGATTCCTTTGGATTTCCATCGCGGACGCAGACTGAGGTCCAGCCTGGCCCTGCGCGAGATGGTACGCGAGCATGAGATCAGACCCCAGGATCTGATCATGCCCTACTTCGTGGTCGAGACCGACGACGAGTCCTTCATGAAGGAAATCTCGTCCATGCCCGGCCAATATCAGCTCTCCCTCAGGCAGCTGGAAAAGAAGGTGGGCGAGGCCGTGACCCTCGGCCTTCGATCCTGCATCCTCTTCGGCATCCCGGCGACCAAGGACGAGACCGGCTCCCAGGCATACGCCGACACGGGCATCGTCCAGCAGGCCATCCGTCTGCTCAAGGAGCGATGGCCCCAGCTGATCGTTGTGGCCGACACCTGTCTGTGCGAATACACCTCCCACGGCCACTGCGGACTGGTCAAAAACGGCGAGGTGCTCAACGACCCCACGCTCAACCTGCTGGCCAGGGCCGCCGTGGCCCAGGCCCGCGCCGGGGCCGACATGGTCGCCCCGTCCGACATGATGGACGGCCGGGTGACCGCCATCCGGGCCGCCCTGGACGAAGCGGGCTTTGTGGACACGCCCATCATGTCCTACGCGGTCAAGTATGCCTCGGCCTTTTACGGCCCCTTTCGCGAGGCCGCCGAGTCCACCCCGCAGTTCGGCGACCGCAAGACCTATCAGATGGACCCGCCAAATGGCCGCGAGGCCATGCGCGAGGCGGCCGCCGATTTGGCCGAGGGCGCGGACATTCTCATGGTCAAGCCCGGACTGCCCTATCTCGATGTCATCCGCCAAGTGCGCGACGCCTTTGACGCCCCTGTGGCCGCCTATCAGGTCAGCGGCGAATACGCCATGATCAAGGCCGCGGCCCTCAACGGCTGGATCGACGAGCGGGCCGTAGTCATGGAATCCCTGGTGGCCTTCAAACGCGCCGGGGCCGACCTCATCCTCACCTATTTCACGGAAGACGTACTCAAGGAACTCAAATAA
- the ahbD gene encoding heme b synthase — protein sequence MTKHQGHPGGCPPEGHPGSMPGSHHSAKGLPGVHPGAETAPKRFLDDGVTPICRLIAWEVTRSCNLACKHCRAEAHPEPYEGELSTAEAKALIDTFPAVGSPIIIFTGGEPMMRHDVYELIAYAKAKGLRCVMAPNGTLITPETARMMKEAGIERCSISIDAPEAAQHDEFRGELGAFDASMRGIQHLKDTGIEFQINTTVTKNNLHLFKDIFNLCERIGASAWHIFLLVPTGRAVELGTEVITADEYEDVLNWFYDFRKTTDMQLKATCAPHYHRILRQRAREEGIPVNFETFGLDAVSRGCLGGVGFCFISHRGQVQPCGYLELDCGNVRNIPFPDIWKSSPQFLNLRNPEVYEGKCGHCEYERVCGGCRARAQTMKGHYLREEPLCSYEPRKKEKK from the coding sequence ATGACCAAACATCAAGGACACCCCGGCGGCTGCCCGCCCGAAGGACACCCCGGTTCCATGCCCGGCTCGCACCACAGCGCAAAGGGACTTCCCGGAGTCCACCCCGGGGCCGAGACAGCCCCCAAGCGGTTCCTCGACGACGGCGTCACGCCCATCTGCCGACTCATCGCCTGGGAAGTGACCCGCTCCTGCAACCTCGCCTGCAAGCACTGCCGGGCCGAGGCGCATCCAGAGCCCTATGAAGGCGAACTGTCCACAGCCGAGGCCAAGGCGTTGATCGACACCTTCCCGGCCGTAGGCAGCCCCATCATCATCTTCACCGGCGGCGAACCCATGATGCGCCACGACGTGTACGAGCTCATCGCCTACGCCAAGGCCAAGGGACTGCGCTGCGTCATGGCCCCCAACGGCACCCTGATCACGCCCGAGACTGCGCGGATGATGAAAGAGGCGGGCATTGAACGCTGCTCCATCTCCATCGACGCGCCCGAGGCCGCCCAGCATGATGAGTTCCGTGGTGAACTGGGCGCTTTTGACGCCTCCATGCGCGGCATCCAGCACCTCAAGGACACGGGCATCGAATTCCAGATCAACACCACGGTGACCAAGAACAACCTCCACCTGTTCAAGGACATCTTCAATCTGTGCGAACGCATCGGCGCCTCTGCCTGGCACATCTTCCTGCTCGTGCCCACAGGCCGCGCCGTGGAGCTGGGCACCGAGGTCATCACCGCCGACGAGTACGAGGACGTGCTCAACTGGTTCTACGATTTTCGCAAGACCACGGACATGCAGCTCAAGGCCACCTGCGCCCCCCACTACCATCGCATCCTGCGGCAGCGGGCCAGGGAGGAAGGCATCCCGGTCAACTTCGAGACCTTCGGCCTCGACGCCGTGAGCCGGGGGTGCCTCGGCGGCGTGGGCTTCTGCTTCATCTCCCACCGGGGACAAGTACAGCCCTGCGGCTACCTCGAACTCGACTGCGGCAACGTCCGCAACATCCCCTTCCCGGACATCTGGAAGTCTTCGCCCCAGTTCCTCAATCTCCGCAACCCGGAGGTGTACGAGGGCAAGTGCGGCCACTGCGAATACGAGCGCGTCTGCGGCGGCTGCCGCGCCCGCGCCCAGACCATGAAGGGCCACTATCTGCGCGAGGAGCCGCTGTGCTCCTACGAGCCGAGAAAGAAAGAGAAAAAATAA
- a CDS encoding SGNH/GDSL hydrolase family protein, with amino-acid sequence MKRFFLNTTLVLVSFLIAYGLMEFLFRLVMPHLPMTLFNNECRELRTIGQTSKRDNVPIGPYIAVIGDSYGAGQGDWFIEEGYNPNSRYQATHVLHDLTGRDVVSFSRAGAGNFDGAAIYAVNTWRYLNSAKFHFASPETVIVYFYEGNDISDNLQFLERHFKPSHDPVHLYDDDSFDLFAERMDATHCQGNLPRLQDKFLVGNLVSRFIEGMFYAATRNRQIAPRGTKYEATISDETHQLPDALESELTMFTQEQINDGCRLFDRALFRLAEVWPDARKFVVYIPSPLTTYALLDANRNARMEVSRKVEKLVKRLSSQRGYTFIDFAQTVRDAARSQFLHGPRDWNHFNRAGYELLGSTMAQALTGETANPQQQ; translated from the coding sequence ATGAAAAGATTTTTTCTCAATACCACCCTTGTCCTTGTCAGTTTCCTGATTGCCTACGGCTTGATGGAGTTCCTCTTTCGACTCGTCATGCCCCACCTCCCCATGACCCTCTTCAACAACGAATGCAGGGAACTCAGAACCATCGGACAAACATCAAAGCGGGACAACGTACCGATCGGTCCGTACATTGCCGTCATCGGCGACTCCTATGGCGCCGGCCAGGGAGACTGGTTCATTGAGGAAGGCTACAACCCCAACTCTCGCTATCAGGCAACTCACGTCTTGCACGATCTCACAGGGCGGGACGTAGTCTCCTTTTCCCGCGCCGGAGCCGGGAATTTCGACGGTGCCGCCATCTACGCCGTCAACACTTGGCGGTATCTGAACAGCGCCAAGTTCCATTTTGCAAGTCCGGAAACCGTTATCGTCTACTTCTATGAAGGAAACGATATTTCGGACAACCTGCAGTTTCTGGAGCGCCACTTCAAACCGAGCCATGATCCGGTGCACTTATACGACGACGACAGCTTTGACCTCTTTGCCGAGCGGATGGATGCGACGCACTGCCAAGGCAATCTGCCAAGATTACAGGATAAATTTTTGGTGGGCAATCTGGTTAGCCGCTTTATCGAAGGGATGTTCTATGCCGCGACACGGAATCGACAGATCGCTCCGCGTGGAACAAAGTACGAAGCCACCATCTCAGACGAGACACATCAACTCCCGGATGCCTTGGAATCCGAATTGACCATGTTCACTCAGGAACAAATCAATGACGGCTGCCGACTTTTCGACAGAGCCCTGTTCCGTCTCGCCGAGGTGTGGCCTGACGCACGAAAGTTCGTCGTGTATATTCCCTCGCCCCTGACCACTTACGCGCTGCTGGACGCCAACCGTAACGCGAGGATGGAAGTTTCAAGAAAAGTTGAAAAGCTCGTCAAACGACTTTCTTCGCAACGCGGCTACACTTTCATCGACTTCGCGCAAACCGTCCGCGATGCGGCCCGGTCACAGTTTCTTCATGGCCCCAGAGATTGGAACCATTTCAACCGGGCTGGCTATGAACTTCTGGGATCGACAATGGCGCAAGCCCTGACTGGCGAAACTGCAAATCCACAGCAACAATGA
- the ahbA gene encoding siroheme decarboxylase subunit alpha: MDTYDKQILDIIQSHFPLVSRPYDEVGRQVGLSGEEVLARVRAMKESGLIRRMGANFTSQALGWQSTLCAASVPEDKLDDFVAEVNRHDGVTHNYLRENEFNVWFALIAPDMDAVEAILASITEATGIKVLNLPASRLFKIKVDFKMDK, encoded by the coding sequence ATGGACACCTACGACAAGCAGATACTCGACATCATCCAGTCCCATTTCCCCCTGGTTTCGCGGCCTTATGACGAGGTCGGCAGGCAGGTGGGATTGAGCGGGGAAGAGGTGCTGGCGCGGGTGCGGGCCATGAAGGAATCCGGGCTCATCCGCAGGATGGGGGCCAACTTCACCTCCCAGGCCCTGGGCTGGCAATCCACGTTGTGCGCGGCCTCAGTTCCCGAGGACAAGCTCGACGACTTCGTAGCCGAGGTCAACAGGCACGACGGCGTGACACACAACTATCTGCGCGAGAACGAGTTCAACGTCTGGTTCGCGCTCATCGCCCCAGACATGGACGCGGTGGAAGCCATCCTCGCCTCCATCACCGAGGCCACGGGCATCAAGGTGCTCAACCTGCCCGCCAGCCGCCTTTTCAAGATCAAGGTCGATTTCAAGATGGACAAGTAG
- the rpe gene encoding ribulose-phosphate 3-epimerase, with product MILSPSMLSSDFANMESELTALKQAGLAWVHLDVMDGQFVPNITFGPPIIKAMRARSDLFFDCHLMIREPGRYVRDFAEAGADLICVHAEACDHLERVCSQIAETGAKPAVALNPHTPLNVLRYLIPQLSMVLIMSVNPGFGGQAFIPFCMDKIRELRAMITAAGSDTLIQVDGGVTLDNARALVEAGADVLVSGSAFFGHPPYDARHRAFQDACA from the coding sequence ATGATCCTTTCCCCATCCATGCTGTCCTCGGACTTCGCCAACATGGAATCGGAGCTGACGGCCCTGAAACAGGCAGGCCTGGCATGGGTCCACCTGGATGTCATGGACGGCCAGTTCGTGCCCAACATCACCTTCGGGCCGCCGATCATCAAGGCCATGCGAGCCAGATCCGACCTGTTTTTCGACTGTCATCTGATGATCCGCGAGCCGGGGCGCTACGTCCGCGACTTCGCCGAGGCCGGTGCCGATCTCATCTGCGTCCACGCCGAGGCATGCGACCACCTGGAGCGCGTCTGCTCCCAGATCGCCGAGACCGGGGCCAAGCCTGCCGTGGCCCTCAATCCGCACACCCCGCTCAATGTCCTGCGCTATCTCATCCCCCAGCTCTCCATGGTCCTGATCATGTCGGTCAATCCGGGATTCGGCGGCCAGGCCTTCATCCCCTTCTGCATGGACAAGATCCGCGAACTCAGGGCCATGATCACCGCCGCCGGAAGCGACACGCTCATCCAGGTGGACGGTGGCGTGACGCTCGACAACGCCCGCGCCTTGGTCGAGGCCGGAGCCGACGTGCTCGTTTCAGGCTCGGCCTTCTTCGGCCATCCGCCCTACGATGCGCGGCATCGGGCCTTTCAGGACGCCTGCGCCTAG
- a CDS encoding ATP-binding cassette domain-containing protein yields the protein MAVVNLRDIHVNFTGTVLLDGVSLRIEPGERVCLLGRNGEGKSTLLSVIHGTLTPDDGSVDYARGARVAMLPQEVPGDLDGRIYDIVADGLGKIGAHLSAYHQAANQLAMADGDQTALVARLEHAQHSLEDAGGWPHHQTIQAALSHLKLDGDAPFASLSGGMKRRTLLARALVSQPDLLILDEPTNHLDIESITWLEDFLLRQNAALLFVTHDRAFLRRLATRIVELDRGNLYSWECDYATYVERKEADLAAEAKQNHNFDRKLAEEEAWIRQGIKARRTRNMGRVRELIKLREERRARRERGGTARMVIQEAERTGKLVIEATDLCFGFGDTPLIGGFSTTIIRGDKVGLIGPNGAGKTTLLKLLLGEIAPQTGSVRHGVNLQVVYFDQLRDQLDEAKSARDNVADGNDFIDIGGRRKHVMGYLKDFLFPPDRARVPVSVLSGGERNRLLLAKLFMRPSNVLVMDEPTNDLDAETLDLLEELLMDYPGTLLLVSHDREFLNNVVTSTIAFEAHGVVAEYVGGYDDWLRQRPASPAQPEKTCRAKEQTSRTATRKKLSYRDKYDLEQKREALKGLPARIETLESEQTTLQARMSEPDYYKTPGETMAADQTRLEAIEQELENAYGTWEELEAALEGVQLD from the coding sequence ATGGCCGTCGTCAACCTCCGCGACATACACGTCAACTTCACCGGGACGGTATTGCTTGACGGCGTATCCCTGCGTATCGAGCCGGGCGAGCGCGTCTGCCTGCTGGGCCGCAACGGCGAAGGCAAGTCCACGCTGCTCTCGGTCATCCACGGCACACTGACGCCGGACGACGGGAGCGTTGATTACGCCCGGGGAGCACGGGTGGCCATGCTGCCCCAGGAGGTACCCGGCGATCTCGACGGGCGAATCTACGACATCGTGGCCGACGGGCTGGGCAAGATCGGCGCACACCTGAGCGCCTATCATCAGGCCGCCAACCAACTGGCCATGGCTGACGGGGACCAGACCGCGCTGGTGGCACGGCTGGAACACGCCCAGCATTCCCTGGAAGACGCCGGGGGATGGCCCCATCATCAGACCATCCAGGCAGCTCTCTCGCACCTCAAGCTGGACGGCGACGCGCCGTTCGCTTCGCTTTCGGGAGGCATGAAACGGCGCACACTGCTCGCCCGAGCCCTGGTCAGCCAACCCGACCTGCTCATCCTCGACGAGCCTACCAACCATCTGGACATCGAATCCATCACCTGGCTTGAGGATTTCCTGCTGCGCCAGAACGCGGCCCTGCTCTTCGTCACCCACGACCGGGCCTTCCTCAGGCGGCTGGCCACGCGCATCGTGGAACTGGACCGGGGCAATCTTTACAGCTGGGAGTGCGACTACGCCACCTATGTCGAGCGCAAGGAGGCGGATCTGGCTGCCGAGGCGAAGCAAAACCACAACTTCGACCGCAAACTGGCCGAGGAGGAGGCGTGGATTCGCCAGGGCATCAAGGCGCGGCGAACCCGGAATATGGGCAGGGTGCGCGAGCTGATCAAGCTGCGCGAGGAACGCCGCGCCCGGCGCGAACGCGGGGGAACGGCCAGGATGGTCATCCAGGAAGCAGAACGCACGGGCAAGTTGGTCATCGAAGCCACGGACCTGTGTTTCGGCTTCGGCGACACCCCCCTGATCGGCGGATTTTCCACCACCATCATACGTGGCGACAAGGTGGGGCTCATCGGTCCCAACGGCGCGGGCAAGACCACCCTGCTCAAACTGCTGCTGGGAGAGATCGCCCCGCAGACCGGAAGCGTCCGACATGGCGTCAATCTCCAGGTGGTGTATTTCGACCAGTTGCGCGATCAGCTCGACGAAGCCAAATCGGCCCGCGATAACGTGGCCGACGGCAATGATTTCATCGACATCGGTGGCCGCCGCAAGCACGTCATGGGGTATCTCAAGGATTTTCTCTTTCCGCCCGACCGGGCCAGGGTGCCGGTCTCGGTCCTCTCGGGCGGCGAGCGCAACAGGCTGTTGCTGGCCAAACTCTTCATGCGCCCTTCCAACGTGCTGGTCATGGACGAGCCCACCAACGATCTGGACGCCGAGACCCTGGACCTGCTCGAGGAGCTGCTCATGGACTACCCTGGCACCCTGTTGCTGGTCAGCCACGACCGCGAATTTCTCAACAACGTGGTCACCTCGACCATCGCCTTTGAGGCCCACGGGGTGGTGGCCGAGTACGTGGGCGGCTACGACGACTGGCTGCGTCAAAGGCCCGCCTCCCCCGCCCAACCGGAAAAAACCTGCCGCGCCAAGGAGCAAACGTCCCGCACGGCAACCCGAAAAAAACTGAGCTACAGGGATAAATATGATCTGGAGCAGAAGCGGGAAGCCCTCAAAGGGCTGCCTGCTCGCATAGAGACGCTGGAGTCGGAACAGACCACGCTCCAGGCAAGAATGTCGGAGCCGGACTATTACAAGACGCCGGGCGAAACCATGGCCGCGGACCAGACGCGGCTGGAAGCCATTGAACAGGAGCTGGAAAATGCGTATGGCACTTGGGAAGAACTCGAAGCCGCCCTTGAGGGCGTCCAACTGGACTGA
- a CDS encoding GNAT family N-acetyltransferase has product MNNITIRMVEPDDLTACHTIEARSFPPLEAAWTSALRTRIETYPEGYLVAETGNRVVGQINSGSTSKNDISDAEFKQLVGHDPDGENIVIFSLSVLPEYRNQGIATRLLESFVDHARDMGKHKVMLLCKPDIVPYYERRGFTDGGLSTSTHGGATWHVMSLTL; this is encoded by the coding sequence GTGAACAATATCACCATACGAATGGTCGAGCCCGACGACCTGACCGCCTGCCACACCATTGAGGCGCGGTCTTTCCCGCCGCTGGAGGCGGCCTGGACCTCGGCCCTGCGCACCCGCATCGAGACCTATCCCGAGGGCTATCTCGTGGCCGAGACGGGAAACCGGGTGGTCGGCCAGATCAATAGCGGCTCCACCAGCAAGAACGACATATCGGACGCGGAATTCAAGCAGCTGGTTGGGCACGACCCGGACGGCGAGAACATCGTCATCTTCTCCCTCTCGGTGCTGCCCGAATACCGCAACCAGGGCATCGCAACCCGGCTCCTCGAAAGCTTCGTCGACCATGCCCGCGACATGGGCAAGCACAAGGTCATGCTCCTGTGCAAACCGGACATCGTGCCCTATTACGAGCGCCGCGGCTTCACCGACGGCGGCCTGTCCACCTCCACCCACGGCGGCGCCACCTGGCACGTCATGAGCCTGACGCTGTAA